Part of the Augochlora pura isolate Apur16 chromosome 10, APUR_v2.2.1, whole genome shotgun sequence genome, atcgaaaattctgaaactATTCGATTACCTTTTTCTCCTTGCATTAAGTAATATCTATAACTTTAGTTTACAtttgctttaaaaatatatctcttGTTTCTTACGTATTCTAATCAAACGAATATTGAGTTGAGACAAAAATTAAGGTATGTAGAAGCTGTTACATTTGTTACGTTTAAACGTTTcatgagcgacgcgaacatagCCACTAGTTTATATTACTACCGCGCTACTAAATTACACGCTTCCCTAAATCCGCCAATCGAGACCGCGACACAGTAATGGATCCTACTCTTGTACGTTTTTTGTATTCCCTAAGCTGACTTAcacatccccaccattttactaCGCATCCAGCTTCGCGCAAGTAGTGTAGAAAGAGAATGAGATACAATGAAGAGAAACAGAACAACAAATTCTATGTGCAGTTGTGCACATAGATAGGACCTCGACCATAGATAGGCGATCTCGCTTTTTTCGCTCATTCGTCTAGTTGCCGCGCCATCTGAGGTACGCgtcataaaattctatttgtaaaGGAGCTtcaactttcaaataaatgaaatctgtTGCGTCAAAAACAATTTCCTAATGTAATGAAACatagtttaataaaagatATGTAGATTAATAAGTTAATTTGCTGACGTTATCCAGAGATAATGTCACCTGTAATCTTCCaatacttataaaataaattgtatattaatttcatttttctttaataagtcATTGTATTCGGTGATATGCTTCACGCTTTACATTCCTTATATTCCTTAATATTACGTAGAGATTGCAGAATCTTTTAATGAGTATAATAAACAAAGGATTGCTCCTATTAggatttgaaattatattctccTAGTTAatatgccggaaaaccgcgaaatctaatttatcctgtaactaccctcacagacaagttacagggttaaaattttacacagatgagtttttattggtcagctatcgaacggtatatgactcattgaaaaacctctaagggcagttttgaccatcttaatcggctatgccctttacGTAGCTATAAACGCATGCGCAATGAAAATTAGTTACCAAAAAtcgtataatgtataaatgcCAACATTGTTGCATATAGAATATAACTTGTGTACATTTGTGACATACTGTAGCATATTCCACAATTGTTATTTCTGGATTTTACCAGAAGTAATTTGTTATATCCACCATATTATTGCTCATCCAATCCGTAGTGAAACTGTCGTCAATTGAATCATCAGCCAACCAGAGCAAAGCAATTTGTATTCCTCTTCTCGCTAGCAGACTGTTCTGTGGTCGGAGAATCTTTCTTCACTTTAGGTATTactatatgtacaatatacatatgtactcTGGCGTAGTCGCATTGTGGTATAGGACATGTCAAAAATTTGTGATGGCGACGATGTTGAAGGTTAGTTGTCATTAAACAacgaaatttgtaattaaagtCAATTCATATAAACGAACACTTGTcaatctaatatatataattttttaagtttttttacACATTCTTATTCTTAATAGTAGTATGTGAATGTTGATAACCTATGCAATGTTTAGATTGTCAAGCAAGGATTTGAATTTCCCTACTAAACAACATGCatagcattttattttatttagaaacatttgtataattttatcgttacaataatttctcagTAATTAGTacaaacgattattattatttataataatttcaagacAAGTTCTTTTTCAGACCAACATTTTCGTACGAATTTAAATCATAAATAGCAAGTTGAAATCAAAAACTATAAGTTCTTTTAAGacatttatctttatttgcttttatatgttaatactacaaaatacacatcattttcaatatttttgtgtatctttttcatattattttgtaatacaCATGTGTactataatgaattttttaaatataatagatttaatatctACATCTCCTTAATATATTTGACAATGTGTGCACAATTAGGACAAAAGTCGGCCAATGTTTGAAGATAAATGGCCATGTATGCgtccaattattttaaaactgttggtaCAAGAACCTGTGACTCAAGCAGAATGGCAAGATCTATTTTACTCTGTTCATTTGATATGCCTGTGGGATGAAAAAGGTGCTCCAAAGTTAAGGGATGCTCTTAAAGAAGATATTAtggattttataaaacaagcTCAACtggtatatattattgtaattataatatggtttataagtatagtttattgtataattttcttcttttcttttcactCATTCTTATTGCTTGAATCTAAATTAACAGTactaatgttttaattatttatagagaGTTTTAGCACACCAAGAAGAACAAGCACTATTAAAAGCATATATAGTTGAATGGAGGAAGTTTTTTATTCAGTGTATCTATCTTCCAACACCTTTTAGGCAATTAGAAACAAGTTTAGCTGGCAAAACAGCTTCCACTGttcaaaaaagaaatcaacCAGATGATACTGTTAGAaaggtattaataaattagagtttctaatattttatatttattacgatcTTGTGATTCTTCATGTGTTTGTTACAGTTAATGTTGGATAGTTGGAATCAAAGTATATTTGgagaaataaaacagaaactcCAGGATTCGGCTATGCGACTAATAAGGTCTGAAAGAAATGGAGAAGCGTTTGATTCGCAACTTGTTATTGGCGTTAGGGAATCTTATggtaaaagattgttaaacgATGTAGGAAACAATCTGGTGGCTAGTAATAATcgagatttttttataaattctagtAAATTTGTGTTCCAATACAACGGATCAACTTCAAATATATAGAGAAAATTTTGAAGCAGCATATATAGAAGCAACAGAAGCATTTTATTGGGTTAAAGCACCGGAACAATTATCGTTACACGGTGTAGAGAATTACATGCGTTATGCGGAAGCAAAGTTGAGGGAAGAAGAACTCAGAGCACAAAAGTATTTAGAACCAAACAGTGCGAGTGTACAACTTTTAACTGAGTGTTGTGTACGTATATTAGTAGCAACTTTTAAGCCAGCTATATTAGCAGAATGTCCAAGAATGATTCAACATCATCAAACAGATCGTAagtatattctaatttttatttaaaaatatttcggtaTAGCAGTACACCCATGATAATAGTATtggtcgaataaattacagaacTTAGACTGATGCTGAAGTTAATGGATAGAGTGCCTGACGGTGTTGGGCCAATGTTAAGGAATTTAGAAGAACACATTGCGAGTGCGGGTTTAGCTGATATGATGGCAGCGGTAGACGTTATTACTCACGattctgaaaaatatgttgAGAGATTATTAGATCTTTTCCGGCGATTTTCAACTCTCGTTAGAGAAGCGTTCGACAATGATCCCAGATTTTTAACAGCGAGAGACAAAGCTTACAAACTTGTCGTAAACGACGCAACAGTATTCAAATTAGAATTACCGGCACGCCAAAGTTCTGGCATCggtacaacaattttaaataataaacctaacaataacaacaataaacaACCGGAATCGAAGTGTCCAGAACTTCTTGCTAATTACTGTGATATGCTACTTAGAAAGACACCTCTTAGTAAAAAATTGACTTCTGATGAAATCGAAAGTAAGCTAAGAGACGTAGTAAGTATTTATTCTTtctgaatatacatatattcctCGTATGAGTAATATTAAACGCCACTTCGTATCCATCTTttgattaatttcgttttagtTGTTAGTGTTAAAATATGTTCAAAATAAGGATGTATTTATGCGCTATCATAAGGCTCATTTAACACGCCGCTTAATACTAGACACATCTGCGGATTctgagaaagaagaaaatatggTAGAATGGCTTCGCGAAGTCGGAATGCCTGCtgattatgttaataaattagctCGAATGTTCCAAGACATTAAAGTGTCACAGGACCTCAATCAACAGTTTAAAGAACAGTGTAGAGCTGCTATTGCAGATAGTATAAACATTAAGGTACTGGCcgaaatatgtaaaacattCAGTTTATTAATCACGGAATACTAATTAAAGGCAActgtttttagattttaaatgcAGGTGCTTGGGCTAGAGGCAGTGAACGCGTTACTGTAAGTTTACCATTACAATTGGAAGACTATATTCCTGAGGTAGaggaattttataagaaaaagcATAGTGGAAGAAAATTGCAATGGTATCATCATATGTCCAATGGCACGGTAAGAAATGAAATGTCTTGTCAGAGAATATTGGGGACAGATATCTTTATGCTTACAAAGAATTTTTGCGAATTGAGTGGGGTCTTCAAAGATATCGTTGTAACGTcaatgaaacatttcaattatttgttgtAACAGAACAAGATAAAGTTTTCTGATGCAGTAAACAAGGGTATAGAATAGAACTTTACAAAACTTTCAGTATTACGGTTCTAATTTTCAGCTTCACCTTGCAACCAATTTGGATGGTGTTCCAGATAACGTTTTCCAACCAAGTGGGACGCTTCGATGTGGACGTAACAACTTTTCAAATGGCAGTTCTATTTGCTTGGAATCAACGaccatttgaaaaaatcacTTACGAAAATTTACGACTGGCTACGGAACTTCCTGACCCAGAACTTAGGCGAACGCTATGGTCTCTGTGTGTTTTCCCAAAACTCAAACGTCAGCTCCTGTTGGTGGAGCCACACGCACATAGTCCTAAAGATTTCGCAAACGACACAAGGTTTTGGGTGAACCAGGAATTTGCTATTGTgttagtaatatatttgaaaatgacTATATACATGAatataatcgtataaaatttttctttaactttttattgaaattttcagcaaaaacggaaaattacaaaagcgggggaaaattaatttaatagggAGACTTCAATTATCAACTGAACGAAGTAAAGAGGAGGACAACCAGTCTATTGTACAACTTAGAATATTAAGGGTTCaggtatattttattcctaaTTAATCTTCATTTACCAATATGTAAGCAATGTTGTAATTGATATGTTCTTTATAGGAGGCAATTATCAAGATTCTAAAAATGCGGAAAAAAATTAGTAATGCTCAATTACAAACCGAATTAGTTGATATACTGAAGAACATGTTTCTGCCAAGTAAAAAGATGATAAAAGAACAAATCGAATGGCTCATTGAACATAAATATATCCGCAGACACGACGatgatattaatacttttgtGTATGTGGCATAAATTGGGAttatacatgcatacatataaGAGTATATGAACTcttatgattaatattatatttttataagaattcaGTTTTTGTGTATGAAAGCGTATGCTCAAAGATCATAATGTAATtgagagatatttaatgtttttgtAACACATTCTCAAAGAAGAAAGACACATCTCTTTAACATGAATAATTAGTGTTTGGGCACAAAATCATATCGTTCCAAGAATCATGATTAAATAAGATACTGCCgttaattacaattgtatGCACAGTTGacgttgaattattataacgtttcaaaattctaatctctaaaacaaaatataaattttaccaatcattttattaatttcgaaaacagTCGCAaacactttttatttgttgcgtTTAATACCACATAAAAAGCTCGAACCACGAATGGCGTAGACGcattaatatgtttatttactATACGTGTACATATTTTCAAGAGCAATTGATTTCTGTGAATTAATCTCAATTGTAAAAAGTACACTAATTATGAAACTTTCTTTATATGACACATTTCAGGCTGTTTTGTATTAATTGTGTCGTAAATTGTGAACGAATAAATGTGCATTTTCGActggaaaaattttaattgaactgAAATCCATGCGAagcaaaaatacaataaatggCCTATACCAATACGTGTAAATGtcatattaaaagaatttaaattcattttagtaGATTAGTAATGCAATGTATAATCCTTATGCTAAATTTTGCACAGTCGCATCATGAATCATTACATGTTGACTTACCACTACTAATAACATCTATGTGTATAaagcttttatattattaaataagctAATGACAATGTAACAGTGAACAATTTCTGAATtaaagaaacagaattttttatacttttcaatctattttattactagATAACTTCTTCccgaaaattataataattttctcttttattaattcaatcatttttcatttcatacatttgtataaaatgcagacacaaataataattttttggtaaCGTATTTATTCACAGAAAGGAAATTTgctataacatatttataaattttcaacagctttatgttaatttaaactttacacgaacatgaaatatatttcattcgagtgggaacattatatacatttacatatacatatacatacgtacacATCACTGTATCATTCAAACAGTAACACTGATACATCACAAgtcatatgtatatttttaattgcattaaatttttgttcaaaaCTCATTATCGATTACTCGTGGCTTTATCTTTGTAACTCTTCCAAAAAATGAGATTATTTATCGCCTCTcagtttcaatataaattaattttaacttatttGAGATTAGTATCAGTAATATCAATCTGCATACGTCCACGTGGAATACACTCGCAATCACATGTATgtacattaaatatacatcaatgtttataattgttcTTATGAAACTCATTGCACACACATTCCTTTTGTACTTCTCAAGCTAAAGTTGTCCCGAATTCACAAATAATTAgagcaaatattattacttctaCTTgctttcttatatttttctaagatttgaaattttacatgcCTCTTCTGACGATACAATTAACACCGATAACTCGAAATATAACTCTGATATcgctaattttaatattcttttactgTTGATACATTAGTATTAGTTTCATTAGTTTCTGTGATGACGAATAAGCTTTActatcttaaattatttttttgtttaagttaaaaataattgcaaagtcattctaaaataatgtgtgcttaaattctttctaataatttattcttacgTTAGTGACTATTCGATGATCttcatgataaaattattaaatttgttacacATGatacgattaattttttattttacttgtagCTAAATGATGTatgtttaaatgaatattgaaagattatttcgtttcgtatTTCACTGAagattttcgaatttcaaaatacgcaaataaataaatttgaacttTGTCCAGATCCATTATTCCCGAAACAAACAGAATATATGCctacttaatttaattaattatcattaaaacATACTTTTATGCACctatgaataaaatcaattatttcatgtGTAACAATGTAATGTTAGacatataactttttttatggtatatttttgtttaaaatttcagcATAAAATAACTTGTATATCTGaaaggaaaaacatttttagcGATAACATCTTAAATACAGTTACGTTTTTCGTACATAATTCTTGTAAGATACTTACATGTACTTGCCTTAGCAAAACGcgtttacaaattaatttttgtgacACTACTGTCACAAGttaaaaattctcaatttcgCAATATAGCAATAAAAAGTTTTGTGTATTGAATGCCGTTGTATGTAATGCCTCTAGTTTCTTCTTGGatggataaataattcattgtcATAAAATAGACAATATTTCTAGTACGCTACTTATGAACGTTCTGGACAACGTGTATGTTGTATGCGTGGAGCATTTTTTATAGGATTTGCTGCTTCAGGAATATGAAGAACTATTTCTGGCTGTCCTGAACCTCCAGGATGTAATTCGTGACTACCTcctgcaaaatgaaaatgtgaaaGAAAACTGCTTAGTATTAACTATATCATGTTCATGGATAGAATTCAAAACCTGAAGATAAGTTTGCTATAGCTGCCAATAAATCGTGATTAACTAAAGGTTCGTTTTCCTCTCTAGGCTTCCAACCGATAGGCGGTGAAGCTGGTGGTGAAATTAGGAACTGTTTAGTAAGTGCTGGTGGCTGGAGATGTTGATCTTCCACATCTGTGGAATGCATTGTCGTTATTAGGAAAgtg contains:
- the Cul5 gene encoding cullin 5 isoform X2, with protein sequence MYNIHMYSGVVALWYRTCQKFVMATMLKDKSRPMFEDKWPCMRPIILKLLVQEPVTQAEWQDLFYSVHLICLWDEKGAPKLRDALKEDIMDFIKQAQLRVLAHQEEQALLKAYIVEWRKFFIQCIYLPTPFRQLETSLAGKTASTVQKRNQPDDTVRKLMLDSWNQSIFGEIKQKLQDSAMRLIRSERNGEAFDSQLVIGVRESYVNLCSNTTDQLQIYRENFEAAYIEATEAFYWVKAPEQLSLHGVENYMRYAEAKLREEELRAQKYLEPNSASVQLLTECCVRILVATFKPAILAECPRMIQHHQTDQLRLMLKLMDRVPDGVGPMLRNLEEHIASAGLADMMAAVDVITHDSEKYVERLLDLFRRFSTLVREAFDNDPRFLTARDKAYKLVVNDATVFKLELPARQSSGIGTTILNNKPNNNNNKQPESKCPELLANYCDMLLRKTPLSKKLTSDEIESKLRDVLLVLKYVQNKDVFMRYHKAHLTRRLILDTSADSEKEENMVEWLREVGMPADYVNKLARMFQDIKVSQDLNQQFKEQCRAAIADSINIKILNAGAWARGSERVTVSLPLQLEDYIPEVEEFYKKKHSGRKLQWYHHMSNGTITFSNQVGRFDVDVTTFQMAVLFAWNQRPFEKITYENLRLATELPDPELRRTLWSLCVFPKLKRQLLLVEPHAHSPKDFANDTRFWVNQEFAIVKNGKLQKRGKINLIGRLQLSTERSKEEDNQSIVQLRILRVQEAIIKILKMRKKISNAQLQTELVDILKNMFLPSKKMIKEQIEWLIEHKYIRRHDDDINTFVYVA
- the Cul5 gene encoding cullin 5 isoform X1; this encodes MYNIHMYSGVVALWYRTCQKFVMATMLKDKSRPMFEDKWPCMRPIILKLLVQEPVTQAEWQDLFYSVHLICLWDEKGAPKLRDALKEDIMDFIKQAQLVYIIRVLAHQEEQALLKAYIVEWRKFFIQCIYLPTPFRQLETSLAGKTASTVQKRNQPDDTVRKLMLDSWNQSIFGEIKQKLQDSAMRLIRSERNGEAFDSQLVIGVRESYVNLCSNTTDQLQIYRENFEAAYIEATEAFYWVKAPEQLSLHGVENYMRYAEAKLREEELRAQKYLEPNSASVQLLTECCVRILVATFKPAILAECPRMIQHHQTDQLRLMLKLMDRVPDGVGPMLRNLEEHIASAGLADMMAAVDVITHDSEKYVERLLDLFRRFSTLVREAFDNDPRFLTARDKAYKLVVNDATVFKLELPARQSSGIGTTILNNKPNNNNNKQPESKCPELLANYCDMLLRKTPLSKKLTSDEIESKLRDVLLVLKYVQNKDVFMRYHKAHLTRRLILDTSADSEKEENMVEWLREVGMPADYVNKLARMFQDIKVSQDLNQQFKEQCRAAIADSINIKILNAGAWARGSERVTVSLPLQLEDYIPEVEEFYKKKHSGRKLQWYHHMSNGTITFSNQVGRFDVDVTTFQMAVLFAWNQRPFEKITYENLRLATELPDPELRRTLWSLCVFPKLKRQLLLVEPHAHSPKDFANDTRFWVNQEFAIVKNGKLQKRGKINLIGRLQLSTERSKEEDNQSIVQLRILRVQEAIIKILKMRKKISNAQLQTELVDILKNMFLPSKKMIKEQIEWLIEHKYIRRHDDDINTFVYVA